One genomic window of Actinoplanes lobatus includes the following:
- a CDS encoding ABC transporter ATP-binding protein, whose amino-acid sequence MATIEVRELVRAYGPVRAVDGISFSVGDGEIFALLGPNGAGKTTTVEILEGHRTRDAGDVRVLGFDPATGGSAYRARIGVVLQSAGFEEEFTVHELVRLQTRLFPRGHDPGELITLAGLADKRDTRVKHLSGGQRRRLDLALGLAGAPELLFLDEPTTGFDPAARHHAWQLIAGLRELGTTILLTTHYLEEAQRLADRVAVMRDGRLIAEGPPERLRAGSDLPTVITFGLPPETPADRLPVLSAPPSMTVGRVRVESRDPLADTWRLTGWARDRGLDLPDLTVAPPTLEEVYLALTEGAAR is encoded by the coding sequence ATGGCGACCATCGAGGTACGCGAATTGGTCCGCGCGTACGGGCCGGTGCGAGCCGTCGACGGGATCAGCTTCTCGGTCGGCGACGGGGAGATCTTCGCGCTGCTCGGCCCCAACGGGGCCGGCAAGACCACCACTGTGGAGATTCTGGAGGGTCACCGTACGCGCGACGCCGGCGACGTACGGGTGCTCGGCTTCGATCCGGCGACCGGCGGTTCCGCCTACCGGGCCCGTATCGGCGTAGTGCTGCAGTCGGCCGGTTTCGAGGAGGAGTTCACCGTCCACGAGCTGGTGCGGTTGCAGACCCGGCTGTTCCCGCGCGGCCACGACCCCGGCGAGCTGATCACGCTGGCCGGCCTGGCCGACAAGCGCGACACCAGGGTGAAGCATCTCTCCGGCGGCCAACGCCGCCGCCTGGACCTGGCGCTCGGCCTGGCCGGCGCCCCCGAGTTGCTCTTCCTCGACGAGCCGACCACCGGCTTCGACCCGGCCGCACGGCACCACGCCTGGCAGCTGATCGCCGGCCTGCGCGAGCTCGGCACCACGATCCTGCTGACCACGCACTATCTGGAGGAGGCGCAGCGGCTGGCGGACCGGGTCGCGGTGATGCGTGACGGCCGGCTGATCGCCGAGGGCCCGCCGGAGCGGCTGCGGGCCGGCAGCGATCTGCCCACGGTGATCACCTTCGGCCTGCCACCGGAGACGCCGGCCGACCGCCTACCGGTGCTCAGCGCCCCGCCCTCCATGACCGTGGGCCGGGTGCGGGTGGAGTCTCGTGACCCGTTGGCGGACACGTGGCGGCTCACCGGCTGGGCCCGCGACCGCGGCCTCGACCTGCCCGATCTGACGGTGGCCCCGCCGACGCTGGAGGAGGTCTACCTGGCGTTGACCGAGGGGGCGGCCCGATGA
- a CDS encoding ABC transporter permease → MTALRALTRHALLGFARNPVAAFFTIGFPVAFLIIVASIVGDQDAGRVPVAQYLVPPFAVFGVAQASFVLLAVDTAGMRDSGVLQRLRAAPVPPWIVLGSRIAASTVISAGGVALLTAVGVLGYDVVIVWHKTPALLVTLLLGIACCAALGLALAALARTVLIAQTLAQGLLITLAFISDVFIVGADLPRWLDVIGSVLPLKHFARAMAEAFHPGTGSGFSPTHLAVLAVWTAAGIVVARAGFSWQPRSARAAITAGTTPPVPAQLSAPTAADRRSPLGVQIGYALLGLRREMMAVFSSVVFPALLLALFPTVFGDQPVHGLPMAQYLYAGMIAYTAAVAAFVDMPESVVGARAAGVLKRLRGTPLPFRWYFAGRVSAALLVSLLAAAVLTVVGAGFLDVRLDAARLPALLLAVVAGSLCFAALGLAVAALLPSARSVVPVTLGTLLPLCFISEIFVVGNVPLPGWLTTVANVFPLRHLLQAVLAATDPAVSGAGFAVAHLAVLAVWTALALAVIRWRGLSTDGGATQLVVREPAKAT, encoded by the coding sequence ATGACCGCGCTCCGGGCGCTGACCAGGCACGCCCTGCTCGGCTTCGCCCGCAACCCGGTCGCCGCGTTCTTCACCATCGGCTTCCCGGTCGCCTTCCTGATCATCGTGGCAAGCATCGTCGGCGACCAGGACGCAGGCAGGGTTCCGGTCGCCCAGTACCTGGTGCCGCCGTTCGCCGTCTTCGGCGTGGCGCAGGCGTCGTTCGTGCTGCTCGCCGTCGACACGGCCGGCATGCGCGACAGCGGAGTGCTGCAACGGCTGCGGGCCGCGCCGGTGCCGCCGTGGATCGTGCTCGGGTCCCGCATCGCCGCGTCGACGGTGATCTCCGCGGGCGGAGTGGCGCTGCTGACCGCGGTGGGTGTGCTCGGGTACGACGTGGTGATCGTCTGGCACAAGACACCGGCGCTGCTGGTGACCCTGCTGCTCGGCATCGCCTGCTGCGCCGCGCTGGGGCTGGCACTGGCGGCGCTGGCCCGTACCGTCCTGATCGCGCAGACCCTGGCGCAGGGGCTGCTGATCACACTGGCGTTCATCTCGGACGTGTTCATCGTCGGCGCCGATCTGCCGCGCTGGCTGGACGTGATCGGCTCGGTACTGCCACTCAAGCATTTCGCCCGGGCCATGGCCGAGGCGTTCCATCCGGGCACCGGGTCCGGCTTCTCCCCCACACATCTGGCCGTGCTCGCCGTGTGGACGGCCGCCGGGATCGTGGTGGCGCGGGCCGGTTTCTCCTGGCAGCCGCGCAGTGCCCGGGCCGCGATCACGGCCGGCACGACACCGCCCGTCCCGGCTCAGCTGTCGGCGCCCACGGCCGCGGACCGGCGTTCGCCGCTGGGCGTACAGATCGGATATGCCCTTCTCGGGCTGCGCCGCGAGATGATGGCGGTCTTCTCCTCCGTGGTGTTCCCGGCGCTGCTGCTGGCACTGTTCCCGACCGTGTTCGGCGACCAGCCGGTGCACGGCCTGCCGATGGCCCAATATCTGTACGCCGGGATGATCGCCTACACGGCGGCGGTCGCGGCGTTCGTGGACATGCCCGAGTCGGTGGTGGGAGCCCGCGCCGCCGGGGTCCTCAAACGGCTGCGTGGCACCCCACTGCCGTTCCGCTGGTACTTCGCCGGGCGGGTGTCGGCCGCGCTGCTGGTCTCGCTGCTGGCCGCCGCCGTGCTCACGGTCGTCGGCGCCGGTTTCCTGGACGTACGCCTGGACGCCGCACGCCTGCCGGCACTGCTGCTGGCCGTCGTCGCCGGATCACTGTGCTTCGCGGCGCTCGGTCTCGCGGTCGCCGCCCTGCTGCCGTCGGCGCGCTCGGTCGTCCCGGTCACGCTCGGCACGCTGCTGCCGCTCTGCTTCATTTCGGAGATCTTCGTGGTCGGGAACGTGCCGCTGCCCGGCTGGCTGACCACGGTCGCCAACGTGTTCCCGCTGCGGCATCTGCTCCAGGCGGTGCTCGCCGCCACCGACCCGGCCGTCAGCGGTGCCGGCTTCGCCGTGGCCCACCTCGCCGTCCTGGCCGTGTGGACGGCGCTCGCCCTGGCCGTCATCCGGTGGCGCGGCCTGAGCACCGACGGCGGGGCGACGCAGTTGGTGGTGCGAGAGCCGGCAAAAGCCACCTGA